GGTCTGTCGGGGAGCGGAATCCTGCCGTCGTCGTCCGGTTCGAGGGGGTCCGCCACCACGTCATCGAACACCTTCACGTCCATGTCGCGGTAGAAGTACTCCACCCAGAGGCCGTTCTCGATGGCTCCTAACAGCGACGCGTGGAGGTTCCAGTTGTAGTGGGGCGCGATGGGCACGTCGTACGCCGCCGCGTAGTTGGCGATGCGAAGCCACTCCGTGATGCCGCCGCACACCGTCGCGTCGGGCTGGAGGATGCCCGCCGCGCCCGTATCGCGGAGGCGAGCGAAGTTCTGCCGCGTGCCTTCGAGTTCGCCGGTGGCGACGGGGTAGTCGATGGCGTCGTTCACCGCCGCCATCGTCTCCACCTTCTCGACCATCGCCGGTTCCTCCATGAAGTACGGGTCGTAGGGTTCGAAGGCGCGGCAGGCCCGAATCGCCTCCGGCGGAGAGGACCAGACGCCGTTGGCGTCCAGGAGGAGCGTCCGGTCCGGGCCGATTTCGTCGCGGACGGCCGCCACGCGGTCGACCTCCTCGCTCACCGTCCGGCGTCCGACCTTCATCTTGACCACGTCGTGGCCCTCGTCGAGGTACCGCCGCATCTCCTCGCGCAGACCCTCGTGACCCTTGTCGTCGCGGTAGTAGCCGCCGCTGGCGTACGAGGGGACGCTGTCGGCGTACCCGCCGAGCAGTTTGTACAGCGGTTCGCCGGCCGCCTTCGCCTTCAGGTCCCACAGCGCGATGTCGACCGTCGAGATGGCGCGGAGCAGCAGGCCCGCCCGTCCGATCTGTACGGTCCCCTCGTACATCTCGTGCCACAGGCGTTCGGTGTCGCGGGGGTCCTCGCCGACGAGCATCGGTTCGAGGAGCGACTCGACCGCCTCCGAGATGAGTCCGGCGCCCTCGTACCCCAGCGAGTACCCCACACCCTCGCGCCCGTCCGCCGTTCGGACGTACGTTATCGCGTGGTCGCGGAACGTGAGCGTCCGGTTGGAGAACGACACCGGCGAGGAGAGCGGTATCTCTATCGGAAACGACTCCACTGCTTCGATTTCCATACGACAGCGCCGCGGCACACGGAGTAATAAGCCCCCGTCTCGACAATACTTACCACAGGATTATTCGTGTCCCTCCGCGAAGCACCGCCCGGATGAACATCAACGTCC
The genomic region above belongs to Halogeometricum sp. S3BR5-2 and contains:
- a CDS encoding mandelate racemase/muconate lactonizing enzyme family protein; translation: MEIEAVESFPIEIPLSSPVSFSNRTLTFRDHAITYVRTADGREGVGYSLGYEGAGLISEAVESLLEPMLVGEDPRDTERLWHEMYEGTVQIGRAGLLLRAISTVDIALWDLKAKAAGEPLYKLLGGYADSVPSYASGGYYRDDKGHEGLREEMRRYLDEGHDVVKMKVGRRTVSEEVDRVAAVRDEIGPDRTLLLDANGVWSSPPEAIRACRAFEPYDPYFMEEPAMVEKVETMAAVNDAIDYPVATGELEGTRQNFARLRDTGAAGILQPDATVCGGITEWLRIANYAAAYDVPIAPHYNWNLHASLLGAIENGLWVEYFYRDMDVKVFDDVVADPLEPDDDGRIPLPDRPGHGVPLDKDALEEFRQ